The Cronobacter sakazakii genome has a window encoding:
- the cmk gene encoding (d)CMP kinase, whose product MTASVPVITIDGPSGAGKGTLCKAMAETLQWHLLDSGAIYRVLALAALHHHVDVASEEALVPLAAHLDVRFVAQQGELEVILEGEDVSAEIRTQEVANAASQIAAFPRVREALLRRQRAFREAPGLIADGRDMGTVVFPDAPVKIFLDASSEERAHRRMLQLQEKGFSVNFERLLAEIKERDDRDRNRPVAPLVPAHDALVLDSTSLSIEEVIEKALEYAREKLALAK is encoded by the coding sequence ATGACGGCATCCGTCCCGGTAATCACAATCGATGGCCCAAGCGGCGCAGGGAAAGGCACGCTCTGTAAAGCGATGGCTGAAACCCTGCAATGGCATTTGCTGGATTCCGGCGCCATCTATCGGGTTCTCGCGCTGGCCGCCCTGCATCATCATGTTGATGTCGCTTCCGAAGAAGCGCTCGTTCCGCTGGCTGCGCACCTGGATGTGCGCTTCGTCGCGCAGCAGGGCGAACTGGAAGTCATTCTGGAAGGTGAAGACGTCAGTGCCGAGATCCGCACGCAGGAGGTGGCCAACGCCGCCTCGCAGATTGCCGCGTTCCCGCGTGTGCGCGAAGCACTGCTGCGCCGTCAGCGCGCATTTCGTGAAGCACCCGGCCTGATTGCCGACGGGCGCGACATGGGAACGGTGGTTTTCCCTGATGCGCCAGTGAAAATTTTCCTTGATGCTTCCTCCGAGGAACGTGCTCATCGCCGTATGCTACAGTTGCAGGAAAAGGGCTTTAGTGTTAACTTTGAACGCCTTTTGGCCGAGATAAAAGAGCGCGATGACCGCGATCGTAACCGGCCAGTAGCGCCGTTAGTGCCCGCGCACGATGCTCTGGTGCTGGATTCCACCAGCCTTAGCATTGAAGAAGTTATCGAAAAGGCGCTTGAATACGCCCGTGAAAAACTGGCGCTCGCGAAGTAA
- the ycaO gene encoding 30S ribosomal protein S12 methylthiotransferase accessory factor YcaO, which translates to MTQTFIPGKDAALEDSIARFQQKLTDLGFNIEEASWLNPVPNVWSVHIRDKECALCFTNGKGATKKAALASALGEYFERLSTNYFFADFWLGDTIANGPFVHYPNEKWFPIPQSDELPEGILDARLRAFYDPENELTASMLVDLQSGNEERGICALPFTRQSDEQTVYIPMNIVGNLYVSNGMSAGNTRNEARVQGLSEVFERHIKNRIIAESISLPEIPQEVLARYPGVVEAINTLEAEGFPIFAYDGSLGGKYPVICVVLFNRANGTCFASFGAHPDFGVALERTVTELLQGRGLKDLDVFTPPTFDDEEVAEHANLETHFIDSSGLISWDMFKQDADYPFVDWSFAGTTEEEFATLMAIFKAEDKEVYIADYEHLGVYACRIIVPGMSDIYPAEDLLLANNNMGSHLRETLLALPGSEWEKEDYLNLIAQLDEEGHDDFTRVRELLGLATGKDNGWYTLRIGELKAMLALAGGDLDQALIWTEWTMEFNASVFSAGRANYYRCLQTLLLLAQEEEREPLQYLNAFVRMYGADAVEAASAAISGEAPFYGLQPVDGDLKAFPAHQSLLAAYEKLQRAKARFWQGN; encoded by the coding sequence ATGACTCAAACCTTCATCCCCGGCAAAGATGCCGCACTGGAAGACTCCATCGCTCGCTTCCAGCAGAAACTCACCGATCTGGGCTTTAACATCGAAGAAGCCTCCTGGCTAAACCCGGTGCCGAACGTCTGGTCTGTGCATATTCGCGACAAAGAGTGCGCGCTGTGCTTTACCAACGGTAAAGGTGCCACCAAAAAAGCCGCGCTGGCTTCCGCGCTGGGCGAATACTTTGAGCGTCTGTCCACCAACTATTTCTTCGCCGATTTCTGGCTGGGCGATACGATCGCAAACGGCCCGTTCGTGCACTATCCGAACGAAAAATGGTTTCCGATCCCGCAAAGCGATGAACTGCCGGAAGGCATTCTTGATGCCCGCCTGCGCGCGTTTTACGATCCGGAGAACGAACTGACCGCCAGCATGCTGGTTGACCTGCAGTCTGGTAATGAAGAGCGCGGCATCTGCGCCCTGCCGTTCACCCGCCAGTCAGATGAACAGACCGTTTACATTCCGATGAACATCGTCGGCAACCTGTATGTATCCAATGGCATGTCCGCGGGCAATACCCGCAACGAAGCCCGTGTTCAGGGGCTGTCTGAAGTGTTTGAGCGTCATATCAAGAACCGCATTATTGCCGAAAGCATCAGCCTGCCGGAGATCCCGCAGGAGGTGCTGGCGCGCTATCCTGGCGTGGTCGAGGCTATCAATACACTTGAAGCGGAAGGCTTTCCGATTTTCGCTTACGACGGCTCTCTCGGCGGAAAATATCCGGTTATCTGCGTTGTACTGTTTAACAGGGCCAACGGCACCTGCTTTGCCTCCTTCGGCGCGCATCCCGATTTCGGTGTGGCGCTGGAGCGTACCGTCACCGAGCTGCTGCAGGGTCGCGGCCTGAAAGATCTCGACGTGTTTACGCCACCGACGTTCGATGATGAAGAAGTTGCCGAACATGCGAACCTTGAGACGCACTTCATCGACTCCAGCGGTCTTATCTCCTGGGATATGTTCAAGCAGGACGCGGATTATCCGTTTGTAGACTGGAGCTTCGCCGGTACGACGGAAGAAGAGTTCGCTACCCTGATGGCGATTTTTAAGGCTGAAGATAAAGAAGTCTACATCGCCGATTACGAGCATCTGGGCGTTTACGCCTGTCGTATCATTGTGCCGGGCATGTCTGACATCTATCCGGCAGAGGATCTGCTGCTCGCGAATAATAATATGGGTAGCCATCTGCGCGAAACGCTGCTGGCGCTGCCGGGCAGCGAGTGGGAGAAAGAAGATTATCTGAACCTGATCGCTCAACTGGACGAAGAAGGCCATGACGACTTCACTCGCGTGCGCGAACTGCTGGGCCTGGCAACGGGTAAAGACAACGGCTGGTATACCCTGCGCATCGGCGAGCTAAAAGCGATGCTGGCGCTGGCTGGCGGCGATCTGGATCAGGCGCTGATCTGGACTGAATGGACCATGGAATTTAACGCATCGGTGTTTAGCGCCGGGCGCGCCAACTACTATCGTTGCCTGCAGACGCTTCTGCTACTGGCGCAGGAAGAGGAACGCGAGCCGCTACAGTACCTTAATGCCTTTGTTCGTATGTATGGCGCAGACGCGGTGGAAGCCGCGAGCGCGGCTATTAGCGGCGAAGCGCCCTTCTATGGCCTACAGCCCGTCGACGGCGATCTGAAAGCTTTCCCGGCGCATCAGTCGCTGCTGGCTGCCTATGAAAAACTTCAACGGGCTAAAGCCAGGTTTTGGCAAGGAAATTGA
- the focA gene encoding formate transporter FocA produces MKADNPFDSLLPAAMAKVAEEAGVYKATKHPLKTFYLAITAGVFISIAFVFYITATTGAAAMPFGITKLIGGICFSLGLILCVICGADLFTSTVLIVVAKASGRITWGQLTRNWVNVYIGNLIGALLFVLLMWLSGEYMTANGGWGLNVLQTASHKVEHTFIEAVCLGILANLMVCLAVWMSYSGRSLIDKAFIMILPVGMFVASGFEHSIANMFMIPMGIVIRHFGSPEFWSAIHASPDQFSHLTVMNFIVDNLIPVTIGNIIGGGLLVGLTYWVIYLRGDDHR; encoded by the coding sequence GTGAAAGCTGACAACCCTTTTGACTCCTTACTCCCTGCTGCGATGGCGAAAGTTGCCGAGGAAGCGGGCGTTTATAAAGCCACGAAACATCCGTTAAAGACGTTTTATCTGGCAATTACGGCTGGCGTATTTATTTCCATTGCGTTTGTTTTCTATATCACCGCCACCACCGGCGCTGCCGCGATGCCTTTTGGCATTACCAAACTGATTGGCGGTATCTGTTTCTCACTCGGTCTGATTCTTTGCGTCATTTGCGGCGCCGATCTTTTTACTTCAACGGTGCTGATTGTGGTCGCCAAAGCCAGCGGGCGTATCACCTGGGGTCAGCTGACGCGCAACTGGGTAAATGTTTATATCGGCAACCTGATTGGCGCCCTGCTCTTTGTCTTACTGATGTGGCTTTCCGGCGAGTATATGACCGCCAACGGCGGCTGGGGGCTTAATGTCCTGCAAACGGCGTCGCATAAAGTTGAACATACATTTATTGAGGCAGTTTGCCTTGGCATCCTGGCTAACCTGATGGTCTGCCTGGCCGTCTGGATGAGTTATTCAGGACGCAGCCTGATTGATAAGGCCTTTATTATGATTCTGCCGGTCGGCATGTTTGTGGCCAGCGGATTCGAACATAGCATCGCCAACATGTTTATGATCCCGATGGGGATAGTGATTCGTCACTTTGGCAGCCCGGAGTTCTGGAGCGCGATCCACGCTTCGCCAGACCAATTTTCTCATCTGACCGTGATGAATTTCATCGTCGATAACCTGATACCGGTAACGATTGGTAATATTATCGGTGGAGGGTTGCTTGTCGGATTGACGTACTGGGTCATTTACCTGCGTGGCGATGACCATCGCTGA
- a CDS encoding ComEC family protein, with product MISLPALSLCVMAGLSPLLFLPSLPTVAQIAVITIASTLMLFLRHFAVRFLALTLLFFCWGLLAARQVTLPYALLTTKTHQVEAVITGTDGATEHHIKIYRADGKRWFPAPGVVLRDSYLPKKACAGQRWLMTLRLRPVHGQLNEGGFDSQRYALSQHLPLTGRVVSTQLLEDSCRFRARYLASFSHHMAAFNWQPVILALGFGERMALTDDVKRLLRETGTAHLMAISGLHIGFAGTLGWALARLLQLLLPARRLGYRFPLLAMLTAAALYTWLSGSNPPAIRTLIALSAWCALRLCGRQWTPWQVWMCCVAAILFFDPVAILSESLWLSAFAVAALIFWYQWVPLRAEGKWRPLKSLLHLQCGMTLLLLPLQLLLFHGLSLTSLLANLIAVPVITFVVVPLVLLSMVLDLAHLAWLEHYAGLLADRSLALLFWLLRELPPGWLSLDQRYQWIILAPWLIIIALRVGWHRISPATCGISLGLLTWPFWQKTADDVWRLHMLDIGHGLAIVIERHGRAILYDSGNAWPGGDSAQQTIIPWLRWHHLKPEGVIISHEHLDHRGGLESLTSTWPTMWIRSSLHWAGHIPCVKGSHWRWQGLVFTVHWPPEGYQERGNNRSCVVKVDDGEHSILLTGDIEASAELTMLKNQWQPLQADILQVPHHGSRTSSTPTLLSVVNGKAALASASRYNAWRLPSAKVVKCYQQHRYQWFDTAHAGQLSVSFSSGQWKIEGLREQISPRWYHEWFGSPAEYR from the coding sequence GTGATCTCACTGCCCGCGTTGAGCCTGTGCGTTATGGCTGGTCTGTCGCCACTGCTGTTCTTACCTTCGCTACCGACTGTCGCGCAAATAGCCGTCATCACAATTGCATCGACGTTAATGCTGTTTTTGCGACATTTCGCTGTGCGGTTTCTGGCGCTGACGCTGCTTTTCTTTTGCTGGGGGCTGCTCGCTGCCCGACAGGTTACGCTGCCATATGCATTGTTAACGACAAAAACGCACCAGGTTGAAGCCGTTATTACCGGGACTGATGGCGCGACGGAACACCATATTAAAATTTACCGGGCAGACGGCAAGCGGTGGTTTCCTGCGCCTGGCGTGGTACTGCGAGACAGCTATTTACCAAAAAAGGCCTGCGCCGGTCAGCGCTGGTTGATGACGTTGCGCCTGCGGCCAGTTCACGGGCAGCTCAACGAGGGCGGTTTTGACAGCCAGCGTTATGCCTTGTCGCAACATTTACCGCTGACAGGGCGTGTTGTATCTACGCAACTCCTTGAAGATAGCTGCCGCTTTCGGGCTCGTTATCTGGCTTCTTTCAGTCACCATATGGCGGCTTTTAACTGGCAGCCAGTGATACTGGCGCTCGGTTTCGGCGAACGCATGGCATTGACGGACGATGTCAAACGCTTGCTTCGTGAAACCGGCACCGCGCATTTGATGGCTATCTCAGGGTTGCACATCGGCTTTGCGGGGACGCTTGGATGGGCGCTGGCGCGCTTACTGCAACTATTACTGCCTGCGCGTCGTTTAGGCTACCGGTTTCCTTTACTAGCGATGCTTACTGCTGCGGCGCTCTATACCTGGCTTAGCGGGAGTAATCCGCCTGCCATCAGAACGCTTATCGCTCTGTCCGCGTGGTGCGCGCTGCGGCTTTGCGGCAGGCAATGGACGCCCTGGCAGGTATGGATGTGCTGCGTCGCGGCCATCCTGTTTTTTGATCCTGTGGCGATATTATCGGAAAGCCTCTGGCTCTCGGCCTTTGCCGTGGCAGCGCTGATTTTCTGGTATCAGTGGGTGCCGCTGCGCGCGGAAGGGAAATGGCGACCGTTAAAAAGCTTGCTGCATCTGCAATGTGGTATGACGCTCCTTCTGCTGCCGCTTCAGTTGCTGTTGTTCCACGGGCTCAGCCTGACATCGCTACTGGCGAATCTGATTGCGGTGCCAGTCATTACTTTCGTCGTTGTTCCACTGGTGCTGTTGAGCATGGTGCTGGATCTGGCGCATCTGGCATGGCTGGAACATTACGCGGGTTTGCTGGCTGATAGATCGCTCGCGTTGCTTTTCTGGCTATTACGAGAGCTTCCCCCCGGATGGCTAAGCCTTGACCAGCGCTATCAGTGGATAATACTCGCCCCGTGGCTGATTATCATTGCGTTGAGAGTGGGCTGGCACCGCATTTCGCCCGCCACGTGTGGTATCTCACTGGGCCTGTTGACATGGCCCTTCTGGCAAAAAACGGCAGATGATGTCTGGCGGCTGCACATGCTGGATATCGGACATGGGCTTGCCATCGTCATTGAGCGCCACGGCAGAGCGATACTCTATGACAGCGGCAACGCCTGGCCGGGCGGCGACAGCGCGCAGCAAACCATTATTCCCTGGCTGCGGTGGCATCATCTCAAGCCTGAGGGCGTCATCATCAGCCATGAACATCTGGATCACCGGGGCGGTCTGGAGAGCCTTACCAGTACGTGGCCGACAATGTGGATACGCAGTTCGCTCCACTGGGCTGGCCATATCCCCTGTGTCAAAGGCTCGCACTGGCGCTGGCAGGGGCTGGTGTTTACGGTTCACTGGCCCCCTGAAGGTTATCAGGAGCGAGGCAATAACCGCTCCTGTGTCGTTAAAGTGGATGACGGCGAGCACAGCATCCTGCTTACCGGCGATATTGAAGCTTCCGCAGAGTTGACTATGCTCAAAAACCAGTGGCAACCGTTGCAGGCGGATATTCTTCAGGTGCCTCACCACGGCAGCCGTACTTCATCGACGCCTACGCTGTTATCGGTAGTTAATGGCAAAGCGGCGCTGGCGTCGGCATCACGATATAACGCCTGGCGGTTGCCTTCTGCAAAAGTGGTGAAATGCTATCAGCAGCACCGTTATCAGTGGTTTGATACGGCACATGCCGGGCAGCTTTCAGTCTCTTTTTCATCAGGGCAATGGAAAATCGAGGGGTTAAGAGAACAGATTTCACCCCGCTGGTATCATGAGTGGTTTGGCTCACCTGCTGAATA
- a CDS encoding DUF421 domain-containing protein — protein sequence MKAFDLQRMALDKFPLEFLGEVALRSLYTFILVFLFLKITGRRGVRQMSLFEVLIILTLGSAAGDVAFYDDVPLLPVLVVFVTLGVLYRLVMWLMSCSEKLEDLLEGKPRIIIEDGELAWEKLNRENMTEFEFFMELRTKGVEHLGQVRLAILEANGQISVYYYPDKLVRPGLSILPEYCSERFEHIPETGDYACIRCSEVVTFDAGVKPSCPRCKNHIWVKASTATRVT from the coding sequence ATGAAAGCTTTCGATTTGCAACGGATGGCGCTTGACAAGTTTCCATTAGAATTTCTGGGTGAAGTCGCGCTGCGCAGCCTTTACACCTTTATCCTGGTGTTTCTGTTTCTCAAAATTACCGGGCGACGTGGCGTACGTCAGATGTCGCTCTTTGAAGTACTAATCATTCTGACGCTCGGATCAGCGGCGGGGGACGTGGCGTTTTATGACGACGTGCCGCTGCTGCCCGTGCTGGTAGTGTTTGTTACGCTCGGCGTGCTCTATCGTCTGGTGATGTGGCTGATGTCCTGTAGCGAAAAGCTTGAGGATCTACTGGAGGGCAAACCGCGCATCATTATTGAAGACGGCGAACTGGCCTGGGAAAAGCTCAACCGGGAGAACATGACCGAATTTGAGTTTTTTATGGAGCTGCGTACCAAAGGCGTGGAGCATCTGGGGCAGGTGCGACTCGCTATCCTTGAGGCTAACGGCCAAATCAGCGTTTATTACTATCCGGATAAACTGGTGCGCCCGGGACTGTCGATTCTGCCGGAGTATTGCAGCGAGCGTTTTGAACACATCCCTGAAACCGGCGATTACGCCTGTATCCGGTGTAGCGAAGTGGTGACGTTTGATGCCGGTGTGAAACCGTCCTGTCCGCGCTGCAAAAACCATATATGGGTGAAGGCAAGCACCGCGACCCGCGTCACCTGA
- the aroA gene encoding 3-phosphoshikimate 1-carboxyvinyltransferase, which produces MQESLTLQPIARVDGTINLPGSKSVSNRALLLAALAKGTTTLTNLLDSDDVRHMLNALNALGVHYSLSDDRTRCEIQGQGGPFNTLVELELFLGNAGTAMRPLAAALCLGTNNVVLTGEPRMKERPIGHQVDALRQGGADVTYLEQENYPPLHLKGGFTGGNVTVDGSVSSQFLTALLMAAPLAPGNTAIDIKGELVSKPYIDITLHLMKTFGVEVENQNYQRFVIQGGQQYQSPGHYLVEGDASSASYFLAAAAIKGGTVKVTGIGRNSVQGDIRFADVLEKMGAHITWGDDFISCTRGELNAIDMDMNHIPDAAMTIATTALFATGTTTLRNIYNWRVKETDRLAAMATELRKVGATVEEGHDFITVTPPAQLQFADIGTYNDHRMAMCFSLVALSDTPVTILDPKCTAKTFPNYFAQLARISHSA; this is translated from the coding sequence ATGCAGGAATCCCTGACCTTACAACCCATCGCGCGCGTGGATGGCACCATTAATCTTCCTGGCTCCAAGAGCGTTTCCAACCGGGCGCTGCTGCTCGCCGCACTGGCAAAAGGCACCACGACGCTCACCAACCTCCTGGACAGCGACGACGTGCGCCATATGCTGAACGCGCTCAACGCGCTTGGCGTTCATTATTCGCTTTCAGACGATCGCACCCGCTGTGAAATTCAGGGGCAGGGCGGGCCGTTCAATACGCTAGTGGAGCTGGAACTGTTTTTAGGTAACGCCGGAACCGCAATGCGTCCGCTGGCAGCGGCGCTGTGCCTTGGCACTAATAATGTGGTGCTGACTGGCGAGCCGCGCATGAAAGAGCGCCCGATTGGACATCAGGTCGACGCGCTGCGTCAGGGCGGCGCAGATGTCACGTATCTGGAGCAGGAAAACTATCCGCCGCTGCATCTGAAAGGCGGATTCACCGGTGGCAACGTGACCGTTGATGGCAGCGTTTCAAGCCAGTTCCTGACCGCGCTGTTAATGGCCGCTCCGCTGGCACCGGGCAACACCGCTATCGACATTAAAGGCGAGCTGGTATCAAAGCCCTACATTGATATCACGTTGCACCTGATGAAAACCTTTGGGGTTGAGGTGGAAAACCAAAACTACCAGCGTTTTGTCATTCAGGGCGGCCAGCAGTACCAGTCGCCAGGACATTATCTGGTAGAAGGCGATGCGTCTTCCGCGTCTTATTTCCTCGCGGCGGCAGCCATTAAAGGCGGCACTGTCAAAGTCACCGGTATTGGGCGCAATAGTGTGCAGGGCGATATTCGCTTTGCTGACGTGCTGGAAAAAATGGGCGCACACATCACCTGGGGCGACGATTTCATCAGTTGCACCCGCGGTGAGCTGAACGCGATTGATATGGATATGAACCATATTCCCGACGCGGCGATGACCATCGCGACCACCGCGTTGTTCGCCACCGGCACCACCACGCTTCGTAATATCTATAACTGGCGTGTGAAGGAAACAGACCGCCTGGCGGCGATGGCCACCGAACTGCGTAAAGTCGGCGCCACGGTTGAAGAGGGGCATGACTTCATTACCGTCACGCCGCCTGCGCAGTTACAGTTTGCGGATATCGGCACCTATAACGATCATCGCATGGCGATGTGTTTCTCGCTGGTGGCGCTTTCCGACACGCCGGTTACTATTCTCGACCCGAAATGCACCGCGAAAACCTTCCCGAATTATTTCGCGCAGCTCGCGCGTATCAGCCACTCTGCTTAA
- the serC gene encoding 3-phosphoserine/phosphohydroxythreonine transaminase, with translation MAQVYNFSSGPAMLPADVLRVAQEELRDWQGLGTSVMEISHRSKEFIQVAEQAEQDFRDLLEIPSNYKVLFCHGGGRGQFSALPLNLLGDKTTADYVDGGYWAASAVKEAKKYLTPNVIDAKITVDGKRAIKPMSEWQLSADAAYVHYCPNETIDGIAINDTPDFGDAIVTADFSSTILSHPIDVSRYGVIYAGAQKNIGPAGLTLVIVREDLLGKAHVSCPSVLDYSVLSENDSMFNTPPTFAWYLAGLVFKWLKTNGGVAAMDKINQQKADLLYGVIDNSDFYRNDVATANRSRMNVPFQLADSSLDKLFLEESFAAGLHALKGHRVVGGMRASIYNAMPLEGVKALTDFMVDFERRHG, from the coding sequence ATGGCTCAGGTCTACAATTTTAGTTCTGGCCCGGCGATGCTGCCGGCGGATGTGTTACGAGTGGCTCAGGAAGAGTTGCGTGACTGGCAGGGGTTAGGCACCTCTGTGATGGAAATCAGCCACCGTAGCAAAGAGTTTATTCAGGTGGCGGAACAGGCGGAACAGGATTTTCGCGATCTGCTGGAAATCCCCTCAAATTATAAAGTGTTATTCTGCCACGGCGGCGGACGCGGGCAGTTCTCCGCGCTTCCGCTGAATCTGCTGGGCGACAAAACGACTGCCGATTATGTTGATGGCGGCTACTGGGCGGCAAGCGCGGTTAAAGAAGCCAAAAAATACCTGACGCCGAACGTGATCGACGCGAAAATCACCGTTGATGGCAAACGCGCCATTAAGCCGATGAGCGAGTGGCAGCTCTCGGCGGATGCCGCTTATGTGCACTACTGCCCGAATGAAACCATCGACGGCATCGCGATTAACGATACGCCTGATTTTGGCGACGCTATCGTTACCGCCGATTTCTCCTCCACCATTCTTTCTCATCCGATTGATGTCAGCCGTTACGGCGTCATCTACGCGGGCGCGCAGAAAAACATTGGCCCGGCGGGCCTGACGCTGGTTATCGTGCGTGAGGATCTGCTTGGCAAGGCGCATGTCTCTTGCCCGTCGGTGCTGGATTACAGCGTGCTGAGCGAAAACGACTCCATGTTCAACACGCCGCCAACGTTTGCCTGGTATCTCGCGGGCCTGGTGTTTAAATGGCTCAAAACCAACGGCGGCGTGGCGGCGATGGACAAGATCAACCAGCAAAAAGCCGATCTGCTCTACGGCGTGATTGATAATAGTGATTTCTATCGCAACGATGTTGCAACGGCTAACCGTTCACGCATGAACGTACCGTTCCAGCTCGCCGACAGCAGTCTGGATAAGCTGTTCCTTGAAGAATCTTTTGCAGCGGGCCTGCACGCGCTGAAAGGCCACCGCGTGGTCGGCGGCATGCGTGCCTCTATTTATAACGCGATGCCGCTCGAAGGGGTGAAAGCCCTGACCGACTTCATGGTGGATTTCGAACGCCGTCACGGTTAA
- the rpsA gene encoding 30S ribosomal protein S1 — MTESFAQLFEESLKEIETRPGSIVRGVVVAIDKDVVLVDAGLKSESAIPAEQFKNAQGEIEIQVGDEVDVALDAVEDGFGETLLSREKAKRHEAWLMLEKAYEEAATVTGVINGKVKGGFTVELNGIRAFLPGSLVDVRPVRDTLHLEGKELEFKVIKLDQKRNNVVVSRRAVIESENSAERDQLLENLQEGMEVKGIVKNLTDYGAFVDLGGVDGLLHITDMAWKRVKHPSEIVNVGDEITVKVLKFDRERTRVSLGLKQLGEDPWVAIAKRYPEGTRLTGRVTNLTDYGCFVEIEEGVEGLVHVSEMDWTNKNIHPSKVVNVGDVVEVMVLDIDEERRRISLGLKQCKANPWQQFAETHNKGDRVEGKIKSITDFGIFIGLDGGIDGLVHLSDISWNVAGEEAVREYKKGDEIAAVVLQVDAERERISLGVKQLAEDPFNNYVALNKKGAIVTGKVTAVDAKGATVELADGVEGYLRASEASRDRVEDATLVLSVGDDVEAKFTGVDRKNRVVSLSVRAKDEADEKDAIASVNNKQEEGNFSNAMAEAFKAAKGE, encoded by the coding sequence ATGACTGAATCTTTTGCTCAACTCTTTGAAGAATCCCTGAAAGAAATCGAAACCCGCCCGGGTTCTATCGTTCGTGGCGTTGTTGTTGCTATCGACAAAGACGTAGTACTGGTTGACGCCGGTCTGAAATCTGAGTCCGCCATTCCGGCAGAGCAGTTCAAAAACGCCCAGGGCGAAATTGAAATCCAGGTTGGTGACGAAGTTGACGTTGCTCTGGATGCAGTAGAAGACGGTTTCGGTGAAACCCTGCTGTCTCGTGAGAAAGCTAAACGTCACGAAGCGTGGCTGATGCTGGAAAAAGCTTACGAAGAAGCTGCAACCGTTACTGGTGTTATCAATGGCAAAGTCAAGGGCGGCTTCACTGTTGAGCTGAACGGTATTCGTGCGTTCCTGCCGGGTTCCTTGGTAGACGTGCGTCCGGTTCGTGACACCCTGCACCTCGAAGGCAAAGAGCTTGAATTCAAAGTAATCAAGCTGGATCAGAAGCGCAACAACGTTGTTGTTTCTCGTCGTGCCGTTATCGAATCTGAAAACAGCGCAGAGCGCGATCAGCTGCTGGAAAACCTGCAGGAAGGCATGGAAGTTAAAGGTATCGTTAAGAACCTCACTGACTACGGTGCATTCGTTGATCTGGGCGGCGTAGACGGCCTGCTGCACATCACTGATATGGCCTGGAAACGCGTTAAGCATCCGAGCGAAATCGTGAACGTGGGCGACGAAATCACTGTTAAAGTGCTGAAGTTCGACCGCGAGCGTACCCGTGTCTCTTTGGGCCTGAAACAGCTGGGCGAAGATCCGTGGGTTGCTATCGCTAAACGTTACCCGGAAGGCACCCGCCTGACTGGTCGCGTAACCAACCTGACCGACTACGGCTGCTTCGTTGAAATCGAAGAAGGCGTTGAAGGCCTGGTACACGTTTCCGAAATGGACTGGACCAACAAAAACATCCACCCGTCCAAAGTCGTTAACGTTGGTGACGTGGTAGAAGTGATGGTTCTGGATATCGACGAAGAACGTCGTCGTATCTCCCTGGGCCTGAAACAGTGCAAAGCCAACCCGTGGCAGCAGTTCGCTGAGACCCACAACAAAGGCGATCGCGTTGAAGGTAAAATCAAGTCTATCACTGACTTCGGTATCTTCATCGGCCTGGACGGCGGCATCGACGGTCTGGTTCACCTGTCTGACATCTCCTGGAACGTGGCTGGCGAAGAAGCCGTTCGCGAGTACAAAAAAGGCGACGAAATCGCTGCCGTTGTACTGCAGGTTGACGCAGAGCGTGAGCGTATCTCACTGGGCGTTAAACAGCTCGCAGAAGATCCGTTCAACAACTACGTTGCACTGAACAAGAAAGGTGCAATCGTTACTGGTAAAGTAACCGCAGTTGACGCGAAAGGTGCCACAGTTGAATTAGCAGACGGCGTTGAAGGTTACCTGCGCGCTTCTGAAGCTTCCCGTGACCGCGTAGAAGACGCGACTCTGGTTCTGAGCGTTGGTGACGACGTTGAAGCTAAATTCACCGGCGTTGATCGTAAGAACCGCGTTGTGAGCCTGTCTGTTCGTGCGAAAGACGAAGCTGACGAGAAAGATGCAATCGCTTCTGTTAACAACAAACAGGAAGAAGGCAACTTCTCTAACGCAATGGCTGAAGCGTTCAAAGCAGCTAAAGGCGAGTAA
- the ihfB gene encoding integration host factor subunit beta — protein MTKSELIERLASQHSHIPAKAVEDAVKEMLEHMASTLAQGERIEIRGFGSFSLHYRAPRTGRNPKTGDKVELEGKYVPHFKPGKELRDRANIYG, from the coding sequence ATGACCAAGTCAGAATTAATCGAAAGACTTGCAAGCCAGCACTCCCATATCCCGGCGAAAGCGGTGGAAGATGCGGTTAAAGAGATGCTGGAACATATGGCCTCTACCCTTGCCCAGGGCGAGCGTATTGAAATCCGGGGTTTCGGCAGTTTCTCCTTACACTATCGCGCACCACGCACCGGGCGTAACCCCAAAACAGGTGATAAAGTCGAGCTGGAAGGTAAATACGTTCCGCACTTTAAACCGGGCAAAGAACTACGCGACCGCGCCAATATTTACGGTTAA